The genomic stretch GGTCCCTTCCATCTCTTTCTTTGCGAATGTAAATTTTACTTTATCGCCTGTCTTCATGTTTCTCCTCCGGTCGATGCTGCGCCCTTATTCTCTGTCTTGGCCTCGGTCTTGGCTTCCGCCGTCTCCTGTTTTGTTTCTTTGTGCTCGGATTTCTTCTCCTTAGCTTTGGCGCCATTCTTGTTGCCGACTGAATCAGTCGGTTTTTTGTAGTCCGTCACATACCAGCCGCTTCCTTTCAGATGGAACGCGCAGTTCGATATGAGCTTCGTCAGTTTTCCTTTGCACACCCTGCATTCGGTAAGGGGTTTCTCGCTGATCTTTTGAAATATCTCAAATCTCTTTCCGCATCCGGAACACTGGTATTCATAAATAGGCATAACTACTCCTCATGTACAAAGTATACCTCTTTAATATAAGGCTTAAGGGCTCACTTCGTCAAGTCGATAGTACTAAACAGGTTACCGGCAAAGGATGGAAGACGTGCTTAAGACGACGAAACAGGAATGAGTGCCTCTTTCCTGCAAAATTTTGTTTTTCGTATGTGTTGGTGATGTGCTATATTTATTGTCGACGTAAGGAAAAGGTTTTCTGTTGGCATCGCACGCGCCCGTAGCTCAGCTGGATAGAGCGTTGGCCTCCGGAGCCAAAGGTCCCGCGTTCAAATCGCGGCGGGCGCGCCAAGTTTTCCGCGTATTAGACCGTACGTTTATTTACCCTCAAAGGTCGGCTTTCGCTTTTCGATGAAGGCATCTATTCCTTCGGTCCGGTCGCGTGACGCAAGAAGACGAGGAAAAATCATATCCACAAGGCTCTGGCCAAAAGAACCCGGGGACTCAACAAACCTCTTGAAATACTGCTTATAGGCCTGGACATGTTTCGGTGCTCCTTCAGCAACCATCGTGGCAAGCTCCGTCACCCGCTGCATGAGTTGCTCGTGCGGAACCACCTCGCTTACAAGTCCCATACGGAGCGCCTCTTCGGCGTTAAGATGTTTACCGGTCAGCATCATGTAA from Syntrophorhabdaceae bacterium encodes the following:
- a CDS encoding zinc ribbon domain-containing protein, whose protein sequence is MPIYEYQCSGCGKRFEIFQKISEKPLTECRVCKGKLTKLISNCAFHLKGSGWYVTDYKKPTDSVGNKNGAKAKEKKSEHKETKQETAEAKTEAKTENKGAASTGGET